A region from the Papaver somniferum cultivar HN1 unplaced genomic scaffold, ASM357369v1 unplaced-scaffold_22, whole genome shotgun sequence genome encodes:
- the LOC113340577 gene encoding uncharacterized protein LOC113340577 has translation MTLLGSCWYITEKVLIRDGFEKWYCLSFYVNPFFLIFCQFFLWFKVAGIWLSFIISQPLSILWIFSVWILQNFKMYSIRFISFAKSNNSDVLQDALEIEVTEYFDAFQQIFDESSSKSIIKFQRGSTDFAKQVIVVHPNELLQEILEVPANTFVKETKLVCQNLGDNFLQQSFSHTVDVKMDLDIEDETLPLSCSLESSFDHIEENKLEIVKQEEEIDPFYTKYLERMRWFDLLNQERTCAINSIFNKHLGSLSSPFEYIEPTDMASPFMSKINKRKLTRSLESDIEKVYVGQTCLCWEALNHQYRKVEALCSKNGFFYDNVAGNFQNFQVLLERFIESERDESKRYWNYVEGRFSLKSLLQVPKVSGYFEEENEGLKGESMRARDVLAAIENSIRAFHIFINTEDKKSWWKFRSSLWTYPQVVEDPINLQVVADLTKQLQQKQLLLKGLEGKKKCWLNRNYHHQQQQQEKVVEESETMRDILFCAIELKLVSRVLNMSLISTSQIRWCQEKLISNKTEFNEGRIVLTSSRSSSVCLLFPP, from the exons ATGACTTTGCTTGGTTCTTGTTGGTATATCACTGAAAAAGTTCTTATTCGCGACGGATTCGAGAAATGGTATTGTTTGAGTTTCTATGTCAATCCGTTTTTTCTCATATTTTGCCAATTTTTTCTATGGTTCAAAGTAGCAGGAATATGGTTATCATTCATTATCTCACAACCTCTTAGTATTCTTTGGATTTTTAGTGTATGGATATTACAAAATTTTAAAATGTATTCCATTCGTTTCATTTCATTTGCAAAATCAAATAATTCTGATGTTTTGCAAGACGCTTTAGAAATCGAAGTCACCGAATATTTTGATGCATTTCAacaaatctttgatgaatcgtcgTCCAAAAGTATAATAAAGTTTCAAAGAGGTAGTACTGACTTTGCCAAGCAGGTTATAGTTGTTCATCCAAACGAGCTTTTGCAAGAAATATTGGAGGTGCCTGCAAATACGTTTGTGAAGGAAACAAAATTAGTTTGTCAGAATCTTGGCGATAATTTTTTGCAACAATCATTCTCTCATACAGTTGATGTCAAAATGGATTTGGATATCGAAGACGAAACTTTACCACTTTCATGTAGTTTGGAATCATCATTTGATCATATTGAGGAAAACAAACTCGAAATTgtgaaacaagaagaagaaattgatccaTTCTACACGAAATACCTCGAGAGGATGAGGTGGTTTGAtctactcaatcaagaaagaacaTGCGCTATAA ATTCAATCTTCAACAAGCATTTGGGAAGTCTTAGCAGTCCATTTGAGTATATAGAGCCAACGGATATGGCGTCTCCATTTatgagcaaaataaataaaagaaagctTACGAGAAGCTTGGAAAGTGATATTGAAAAAGTTTATGTAGGACAAACATGTCTGTGTTGGGAAGCCTTAAATCACCAGTACAGAAAAGTAGAAGCACTTTGCTCTAAAAATGGTTTTTTCTATGACAATGTGGCcggaaattttcaaaattttcaagtgTTGTTGGAGAGATTCATTGAAAGCGAAAGAGATGAAAGTAAGAGATATTGGAATTACGTCGAAGGAAGATTTTCTTTAAAAAGTCTTCTTCAAGTTCCAAAAGTCTCAG gctattttgaagaagaaaatgaagggtTAAAAGGGGAGAGCATGAGAGCCAGAGATGTATTAGCAGCTATAGAAAATTCCATCAGGGCTTTTCACATCTTTATTAATACAGAAGATAAAAAATCTTGGTGGAAATTTAGAAGTTCATTGTGGACTTACCCACAAGTAGTAGAAGACCCTATAAATTTGCAAGTAGTTGCTGACCTAACAAAACAACTCCAACAG AAGCAATTGTTGTTGAAAGGCCTAGAGGGGAAGAAGAAATGTTGGTTGAATAgaaattatcatcatcaacaacaacaacaggaaaAAGTAGTTGAAGAATCAGAAACAATGAGGGATATTTTGTTTTGTGCCATAGAGTTGAAACTTGTATCAAGGGTACTCAATATGTCTTTGATTTCGACTTCCCAAATCAGATGGTGTCAAGAGAAGTTGATAAGTAATAAAACCGAGTTCAATGAAGGAAGAATCGTACTTACGTCTAGTCGTAGTAGTAGCGTTTGTCTATTATTTCCCCCTTGA